A genomic window from Rhodococcus sp. KBS0724 includes:
- a CDS encoding UvrD-helicase domain-containing protein, whose amino-acid sequence MAANNHLTLAVAGSRKTQGIVDECAAADRAERILILTYTSVNQTELRDRLARFAGDHPNIEVSGWFSFLLGNFVRPFLPFLYEGARSKGFDFNSPPQQYSKVEDWPRYFNEHGEARKVHLPQLAVRVEEASAGAGIRRLARIYDRIFIDEVQDLCGYDLEILNLLMKSSIPVNMVGDIRQAILATNERERKNKKFMYMGIWKKFKADEKSRRLKIDQRCQTWRCSSAIASLADSMFEEEWGFEPTISMNERATGHDGIFLIKSEHVDVYMERYSPLPLRHSAGTGKSFEHLGFMNFGKAKGLGRERVLIYPTGPITQFLQKGTVLKHQQAANFYVAVTRAEQSVGIILDTPGQSPYPVWVP is encoded by the coding sequence ATGGCAGCGAATAATCACCTCACCCTCGCGGTGGCTGGATCGCGTAAGACCCAGGGAATCGTGGACGAGTGCGCGGCCGCGGATCGGGCTGAGCGCATCTTGATCCTCACTTATACCTCCGTTAACCAGACTGAGTTACGCGATCGTCTGGCACGATTTGCCGGCGACCATCCCAATATCGAAGTCAGTGGATGGTTTTCGTTCCTCCTAGGCAACTTCGTTCGCCCCTTCCTGCCCTTTCTCTACGAAGGGGCACGCAGCAAAGGATTCGACTTCAACAGTCCGCCGCAGCAGTACTCCAAAGTCGAGGACTGGCCACGATACTTCAACGAGCACGGAGAAGCGAGAAAGGTCCACCTCCCACAATTGGCGGTCCGTGTTGAAGAGGCATCAGCTGGCGCAGGTATCCGCAGGCTTGCACGAATCTACGACCGGATCTTCATCGACGAAGTTCAAGACCTGTGCGGTTACGACCTGGAGATACTGAACCTGCTGATGAAGTCGAGTATCCCGGTCAACATGGTGGGAGATATCAGACAAGCCATCTTGGCAACGAACGAACGTGAACGCAAGAACAAGAAGTTCATGTACATGGGGATCTGGAAAAAGTTCAAAGCCGATGAAAAATCCAGGCGACTAAAAATAGACCAACGATGCCAGACATGGCGGTGCTCGTCGGCAATCGCATCGCTGGCCGATTCCATGTTCGAAGAAGAATGGGGATTCGAGCCCACAATCTCGATGAACGAGCGGGCGACCGGGCATGACGGAATTTTTCTCATCAAATCTGAGCATGTCGATGTCTACATGGAGAGGTACTCACCGCTCCCGTTGCGGCACTCTGCCGGGACAGGCAAGTCGTTCGAGCACCTGGGATTCATGAACTTCGGCAAAGCCAAGGGGCTCGGACGCGAACGCGTGCTGATCTACCCGACCGGCCCGATCACTCAGTTCCTCCAGAAAGGGACCGTCCTCAAACATCAGCAAGCAGCCAACTTCTACGTGGCGGTGACTCGCGCGGAGCAAAGCGTCGGGATCATCCTCGATACCCCTGGACAGAGCCCCTACCCGGTCTGGGTTCCATGA
- a CDS encoding ATP-dependent endonuclease, translating into MIEKIRISGYRKFREFTFAPHPRFNILVGENESGKSTLLEAIGLALTGRVNGRTAAEELNPFWFNQQDVIEFFRAREEGKPVAPPEITIEVFLCDRDDFQRKLFGANNSEVPTRECAGVCLRVAPNPEYSMETEAHLKSDSSILPVEYYMVDWRSFGDVVLTTRPKELTTAIIDSRTIRSSNGVDFHLRQILSDHLETQQKAAVSLAFRSVKETMTVEHLQEVNDKISQLEGALGDKRLSLAMDQSARGSWDTSVVPHVAELPFGMAGQGQQAAIKIALAMGNQASSAHVVMIEEPENHLSHTSLNALLRRIETLASDGQQLFVTTHSSFVLNRLGLNGLMFISDGRAISLDELPDDTVAYYKKLPGYDTLRMVLADRFVLVEGPSDEILFEKFYLDARGQRPIEDGVDVISMRGLALKRCLELAKALDKRCAALRDNDGSDPAELLDEISYLTDEVSRRVFIGDVSLGHTLEPQVLTANPDESRMRKVLGVTDRANLETWMTNNKTEAALRIAESDDVLAPPKYFTEAIEFIHGSE; encoded by the coding sequence GTGATCGAAAAGATTCGCATCAGCGGATACCGCAAGTTCCGCGAATTCACGTTCGCACCACACCCTCGCTTCAACATTCTTGTAGGTGAGAACGAGTCCGGGAAATCGACCCTGCTGGAGGCCATCGGTCTAGCACTGACCGGCCGCGTCAACGGTCGAACTGCTGCAGAGGAACTGAACCCCTTCTGGTTCAACCAACAAGATGTCATCGAGTTCTTCCGCGCTCGAGAAGAAGGTAAACCTGTTGCGCCACCGGAGATCACCATCGAGGTCTTTCTGTGTGATCGAGATGATTTCCAACGTAAGTTGTTCGGGGCGAACAACTCTGAGGTGCCCACACGGGAGTGCGCGGGCGTCTGCCTTCGAGTAGCGCCAAATCCGGAGTATTCCATGGAGACTGAGGCTCATCTCAAGTCCGACAGTTCGATACTGCCTGTTGAGTACTACATGGTGGATTGGCGCTCTTTCGGTGACGTCGTGCTCACTACGCGCCCGAAGGAACTGACCACTGCAATCATCGATTCCCGGACGATTCGGTCAAGCAACGGGGTCGATTTCCATCTGCGACAAATCCTCAGCGACCACTTAGAGACACAGCAGAAAGCTGCCGTTTCCCTCGCCTTCCGCTCCGTCAAGGAAACTATGACGGTCGAACATCTGCAAGAAGTAAATGACAAGATCTCGCAGCTCGAGGGTGCGCTTGGCGACAAGCGCCTTTCTCTGGCGATGGACCAGTCCGCACGAGGTTCCTGGGACACCAGCGTCGTCCCGCACGTTGCTGAGCTCCCCTTCGGGATGGCCGGCCAAGGGCAACAAGCAGCAATCAAAATCGCGCTCGCGATGGGAAATCAAGCTAGCTCGGCGCACGTAGTGATGATCGAGGAGCCGGAGAATCATCTATCGCATACCAGCCTGAACGCGCTCCTGCGTCGAATTGAAACGCTCGCCAGTGACGGTCAGCAACTGTTCGTCACCACCCACAGTTCGTTTGTGCTGAATCGCCTCGGTTTGAACGGGCTCATGTTCATCTCCGACGGTCGAGCTATTTCGTTGGACGAGCTCCCCGACGATACCGTGGCCTACTACAAGAAACTCCCGGGGTACGACACTCTCCGGATGGTGCTCGCCGATCGCTTTGTACTGGTGGAGGGCCCTTCGGACGAAATACTGTTCGAGAAATTCTACCTGGACGCCCGTGGCCAGCGGCCGATTGAAGACGGCGTAGACGTCATCAGCATGCGAGGCCTCGCACTCAAACGCTGTCTCGAACTTGCCAAAGCTCTCGACAAGCGCTGCGCCGCACTCCGAGACAACGACGGCAGTGACCCTGCCGAACTCCTCGACGAAATCAGCTATCTCACCGACGAAGTTTCGCGGCGCGTGTTCATCGGCGATGTATCACTGGGCCATACGCTCGAGCCCCAAGTGCTAACTGCGAACCCAGACGAAAGTCGGATGCGAAAGGTGCTGGGTGTGACGGACAGGGCGAACCTGGAGACCTGGATGACCAACAACAAGACTGAGGCTGCGCTGCGAATCGCTGAGAGCGATGATGTCCTGGCACCGCCAAAGTACTTCACGGAGGCGATCGAGTTCATTCATGGCAGCGAATAA
- a CDS encoding HAD family hydrolase has protein sequence MSPERPTSPARPTLVATDVDGTLINEDELVSARTREVIHAVVESGTPFLLATGRPPRWISPVVESLGYAPLAVCANGAVVYDSYADRVLSAATLSVEALIELSGLALSVLPGAGLAAERVGESAHDAATPQFVSSPDYEHAWLNPDNTEMSEDDVLAVPAVKLLIRRPGMTSTAMYDALAPHVGSLADMTYSTENGLIELSAPGITKASGLVAAAKQFGFDLSGLVAFGDMPNDIPMLAMADLGVAMGNAHPEAKAAADEVTETNSQHGVAKVLERWWS, from the coding sequence GTGAGCCCAGAGCGTCCGACCAGCCCAGCCCGCCCAACTCTTGTCGCGACAGATGTCGACGGCACGTTGATCAACGAGGATGAGTTGGTCAGTGCTCGCACCCGCGAAGTGATTCATGCCGTCGTGGAATCGGGAACACCGTTTCTGCTGGCAACCGGTCGTCCGCCGCGCTGGATTTCACCGGTCGTCGAAAGCCTGGGATACGCACCTTTGGCGGTCTGCGCTAACGGCGCAGTTGTCTACGACAGTTACGCAGACCGCGTGCTCAGCGCCGCAACTCTGTCGGTGGAGGCGCTCATCGAACTTTCGGGGCTGGCGCTCAGCGTGCTTCCCGGTGCCGGCCTGGCAGCCGAACGAGTGGGGGAGAGCGCCCACGACGCGGCTACCCCACAATTTGTCAGCTCCCCGGACTACGAACATGCGTGGCTCAACCCCGACAACACGGAGATGTCCGAGGACGATGTCCTGGCGGTGCCCGCCGTGAAACTGCTGATCCGTCGGCCGGGAATGACAAGCACCGCAATGTACGACGCCCTCGCCCCGCACGTCGGATCGCTGGCAGACATGACGTACTCCACGGAGAACGGGCTGATCGAACTCTCGGCGCCGGGCATCACGAAGGCGTCGGGCCTCGTGGCCGCGGCGAAGCAGTTCGGGTTCGACTTGTCCGGATTGGTGGCGTTCGGCGATATGCCCAACGACATTCCGATGCTCGCGATGGCGGATCTGGGCGTCGCGATGGGCAACGCTCACCCCGAGGCGAAGGCAGCAGCCGACGAAGTTACCGAGACCAATTCGCAGCATGGGGTCGCAAAAGTCCTCGAGCGCTGGTGGTCGTAA
- a CDS encoding N-acetylmuramoyl-L-alanine amidase, with protein sequence MPHRRPKPSFVLGAVAALAVASPFAVYGLTNDTPDVRSANETSSVAVPTQISQVLLASVPDIVIPLKELTGLDLPDINLGDLKALIPTDIALPPGITIPTELLPAPADPAAPTETPVQNEEFPGAVVKQLTRDAPFSMVALTSDTVDSAQSKIRALSEDGIWGPWFSPDAIDAEQTTKTLSATEPLYVGLTKAIQILTPRDTPATDAAPAPASSAPAEVAPTTEAAPAPEGELGYTPASVSKPLRQVETTADEVTAVLIDPGTSPSDDNLQAVAAPFSTGGPAVITRAQWGADEGLRCGNPTYDDGLGGATVHHTAGVNNYTKAESAGIVRSIYAYHAQTLGWCDVGYNVLVDKYGQIFEGRAGGLDKPVQGAHAGGFNENTVGIAMMGDYSTVQPSSAMLNSVGQFLGWRLKLAGLNPLGRTTMYSEGTPYTPYPQGAAVDLPIIFAHRDVGSTACPGDAGYSRMGEIRQIAANAANGVTAPANPVNTPVQPKPTTPADTVAGAGSSVTDLVNQVLKLTDNSPLAQKWIAEGGDLGRLGEALTGELQAKFGNLGALFENGAIYTSPNGGVYTVIGEIFKAWQSYGSDLGSLGLPISDEYSIPDGFRSDFENGALIFNQITGVVTQILNAVG encoded by the coding sequence TTGCCACACCGTCGACCGAAGCCCTCATTCGTACTTGGGGCCGTAGCCGCACTGGCTGTCGCAAGTCCTTTTGCGGTATACGGCCTCACCAACGACACGCCTGACGTCCGCTCGGCAAACGAAACGTCGTCCGTGGCGGTGCCCACCCAGATCTCGCAGGTTCTGCTCGCGTCGGTTCCCGACATCGTCATTCCGCTCAAGGAACTGACGGGGCTCGATCTGCCCGACATCAACCTCGGCGATCTGAAGGCACTGATCCCCACCGACATCGCGCTGCCTCCCGGAATCACGATTCCGACGGAGCTTCTGCCGGCACCGGCCGATCCGGCCGCGCCGACGGAAACGCCTGTTCAGAATGAGGAATTCCCCGGCGCTGTGGTCAAGCAACTCACTCGCGACGCCCCGTTCAGCATGGTCGCGTTGACCTCGGACACCGTCGACTCGGCGCAGTCCAAGATCCGCGCACTGTCCGAGGACGGCATCTGGGGCCCGTGGTTCTCCCCCGACGCCATCGACGCCGAACAAACGACAAAGACTCTCTCCGCCACCGAACCCCTCTACGTCGGACTCACCAAGGCCATCCAGATCCTGACGCCGCGTGACACACCGGCAACCGATGCAGCACCCGCGCCCGCCTCATCGGCACCGGCAGAGGTTGCGCCCACCACTGAGGCCGCCCCGGCTCCCGAAGGCGAACTCGGTTACACCCCGGCATCGGTATCGAAGCCGCTTCGCCAGGTCGAGACCACCGCTGACGAGGTCACGGCCGTGCTCATCGATCCGGGCACAAGCCCGTCGGACGACAATCTGCAGGCAGTTGCGGCGCCGTTCTCCACCGGCGGTCCCGCAGTGATCACTCGCGCGCAGTGGGGTGCGGACGAAGGCTTGCGCTGCGGCAACCCAACGTACGACGACGGCCTCGGCGGTGCCACCGTGCACCACACCGCGGGTGTCAACAACTACACGAAGGCCGAGTCGGCTGGGATCGTCCGTTCGATCTACGCCTACCACGCACAGACACTCGGCTGGTGCGACGTCGGATACAACGTCCTCGTCGACAAGTACGGCCAGATCTTCGAAGGCCGCGCAGGCGGTCTGGACAAGCCCGTCCAGGGTGCACATGCCGGTGGTTTCAACGAGAACACCGTCGGTATCGCGATGATGGGTGACTACTCCACCGTTCAGCCGTCGTCGGCGATGCTGAATTCGGTTGGTCAGTTCCTCGGGTGGCGACTCAAGTTGGCCGGACTCAACCCGCTCGGACGCACCACCATGTACTCCGAAGGCACGCCGTACACGCCGTACCCGCAGGGTGCTGCAGTCGATTTGCCGATCATCTTCGCTCACCGTGACGTCGGCAGCACCGCCTGCCCGGGTGACGCCGGGTACTCCCGCATGGGTGAAATCCGCCAGATCGCAGCCAATGCAGCCAACGGAGTAACTGCGCCGGCCAATCCCGTCAACACTCCTGTGCAGCCCAAGCCGACCACACCGGCCGACACCGTGGCCGGCGCCGGATCTTCCGTGACGGACCTGGTCAACCAGGTTCTGAAGTTGACCGACAATTCTCCGCTCGCACAGAAGTGGATCGCCGAAGGCGGCGACCTCGGCCGTCTCGGTGAGGCGCTCACCGGAGAACTGCAGGCCAAGTTCGGCAATCTGGGAGCGTTGTTCGAGAACGGCGCGATCTACACCTCCCCCAACGGAGGCGTGTACACCGTGATCGGCGAGATCTTCAAGGCGTGGCAGAGCTACGGATCAGATCTCGGTTCCCTCGGACTCCCCATCTCGGACGAATACTCGATCCCGGACGGCTTCCGCAGCGACTTCGAGAACGGCGCCCTGATCTTCAACCAGATCACCGGTGTAGTCACACAGATTCTGAATGCCGTGGGATAA
- a CDS encoding SpoIID/LytB domain-containing protein: MAKSERSGTAGKMPVRRRFLVSGPGRRRSVMRISVMGLIPALALGIAVGGIGTLYQDDQSVMPVVSADTQFTLSGHGNGHGRGMGQWGAYGYAKNQGWSGERILSHYYGGTVLDSMPAAQMSVRLTAHDDETLDVYSAAGLVVNGQRTAPGEAAHLTALPGGGASVVVTSGCGGGVVWEAVTDHPWVDPVDLSPDRPAGQFLTMCDDNAPYRGALGVVLDNGAARTVNLLDMEDYLLGVVPVEAKAEWADSGGAEALRAQAVAARSYAAVEHRSSYADTCDTQNCQVYGGAGKEDPRTTDAVRSTTGAVLSRDGDIVATEFSSSTGGYSSGGAFPAVADEGDTISPNHDWTQMFSAGEIAEAFGVGELTSLKVLSRNGLGVDGGRVTALEVVGTKATVGVTGMQARVKLGLKSDWFTIGDGAGVVESPVSETVAPELNSQITDSSGTVVETPIEAKYQEYGGATGTLGAPVGPEMQLPSEAGTFRVFENGTIIWTEILGAQVVDANVLREWIPTDMS, translated from the coding sequence ATGGCGAAGAGCGAGCGAAGCGGAACTGCAGGTAAAATGCCTGTTAGACGCCGTTTCTTGGTGAGTGGCCCCGGTCGACGCCGTTCCGTGATGCGCATCTCCGTGATGGGACTGATTCCCGCTCTGGCGCTCGGAATTGCCGTCGGAGGTATCGGGACTCTCTACCAAGACGACCAGTCTGTTATGCCCGTAGTCTCCGCCGACACTCAATTCACACTCTCGGGCCACGGCAACGGCCACGGCCGCGGCATGGGCCAATGGGGCGCCTACGGCTACGCAAAAAACCAGGGTTGGTCCGGCGAGCGAATTCTCAGCCACTACTACGGCGGCACCGTCCTCGACTCCATGCCGGCCGCTCAGATGAGCGTTCGGCTGACGGCCCACGACGACGAGACCCTCGACGTGTACTCCGCCGCCGGCCTGGTCGTGAACGGGCAGCGCACCGCACCTGGTGAAGCCGCCCACCTGACCGCACTTCCCGGCGGCGGCGCCAGTGTCGTCGTCACCAGCGGCTGCGGCGGCGGTGTCGTCTGGGAAGCGGTCACGGACCATCCGTGGGTGGATCCGGTCGATTTGTCTCCGGACCGGCCGGCCGGCCAGTTCTTGACGATGTGCGACGACAACGCCCCGTATCGCGGCGCCCTTGGTGTCGTGCTCGACAACGGTGCGGCGCGCACGGTCAACCTGCTCGACATGGAGGACTACCTCCTCGGGGTCGTGCCGGTAGAGGCGAAGGCTGAATGGGCCGATTCCGGTGGGGCAGAGGCACTGCGGGCTCAAGCCGTCGCCGCGCGGTCGTATGCCGCCGTCGAGCATCGCAGCTCCTACGCCGACACGTGCGATACCCAGAACTGCCAGGTCTACGGCGGCGCAGGCAAGGAAGATCCGCGAACCACCGATGCCGTGCGCAGCACCACAGGCGCCGTTCTCTCACGCGACGGCGACATCGTTGCTACCGAATTCTCCTCGTCCACAGGCGGTTACAGCTCAGGTGGCGCCTTCCCGGCCGTGGCAGACGAAGGTGACACCATCTCGCCCAATCACGACTGGACGCAGATGTTTTCCGCGGGCGAGATCGCGGAGGCCTTCGGGGTCGGTGAATTGACGTCACTGAAGGTTCTCTCGCGAAACGGCCTCGGCGTCGACGGCGGCCGCGTCACCGCTCTCGAAGTTGTCGGAACAAAGGCAACTGTCGGTGTCACGGGAATGCAGGCAAGGGTGAAATTGGGGCTGAAATCCGACTGGTTCACTATCGGAGACGGCGCTGGTGTGGTAGAGAGTCCGGTATCGGAAACTGTAGCGCCAGAACTAAACTCGCAAATTACCGATTCGTCCGGTACGGTTGTCGAGACGCCGATCGAGGCAAAGTATCAGGAGTACGGTGGCGCCACCGGCACTCTCGGTGCCCCGGTCGGGCCGGAGATGCAATTGCCCTCCGAGGCAGGCACCTTCCGCGTCTTCGAAAACGGAACCATCATCTGGACCGAGATTTTGGGTGCGCAGGTAGTTGATGCCAACGTGCTCCGCGAGTGGATACCGACGGATATGAGCTAG
- a CDS encoding PucR family transcriptional regulator — MPITLRQLCATEQFGLRVLAGHDQLDRTLTWAHVSELPDPTPFLDGGELLLITGVSLPMTAAGTTRFVRTLVGVGIAGIGFGTGLGYEEVPQALVDAATRFNVPLLDVPLRTPFIALTKTVSRAQSEDDMKALRNNYQSVRRLLQAAVTVNGTRAVVRRVAELIGGWAALLDSAGHTVEISHTAAAAGIERTAPERDTRPMEVSFVTSENEDVISHPLTTSRGKLMGYLVAGCPGAVGSLNQGIVIAAASLLTLMTARTRDAQLTMNHLRTVAMHQLFEGQNTLARNISGELWGGFPVEPFQVFHVAGPVGLLESVSVSLLDGLSRDLAFGITDGALIAVVSATDSGRILARVKGIDVTVGVSDMLWWDDLSRARRQAAQAAAEASARNLPSMRFAELSESGLSAFLDQDRSSAFAAAHLRPLLEAKGGSDLYRTLAMWLAHNGVGDTAATALNIHRHTLRSRLARIESLLQLDLSSPTERAELWLEYRLLGDAPTI, encoded by the coding sequence ATGCCGATCACCCTGCGTCAGCTCTGCGCGACCGAACAGTTCGGCCTGCGTGTCCTGGCCGGACACGATCAGCTCGATCGCACCCTGACCTGGGCACATGTCTCCGAACTACCCGACCCGACGCCCTTCCTCGACGGCGGTGAACTACTCCTCATCACCGGAGTGTCACTACCCATGACGGCCGCCGGGACGACCCGATTCGTGCGGACCCTGGTAGGCGTCGGAATTGCGGGAATCGGTTTCGGAACCGGCCTCGGATACGAGGAAGTACCGCAGGCTCTTGTGGATGCGGCCACCCGTTTCAACGTGCCGCTTCTCGACGTCCCTTTGCGAACGCCGTTCATCGCACTGACAAAAACGGTGTCTCGGGCGCAGTCCGAGGACGACATGAAAGCCCTGCGCAACAACTATCAGAGTGTGCGTCGACTGCTCCAAGCCGCCGTGACGGTCAACGGAACGCGGGCAGTCGTGCGCCGGGTCGCGGAATTGATCGGAGGATGGGCAGCCCTGCTGGACTCGGCAGGGCACACCGTCGAGATATCGCACACCGCCGCGGCCGCGGGAATCGAGCGCACCGCCCCCGAGCGCGATACCCGCCCGATGGAGGTCAGCTTTGTCACGAGCGAGAACGAGGACGTCATCTCTCATCCGCTGACTACGTCACGGGGCAAGCTGATGGGATACCTCGTCGCCGGCTGCCCCGGCGCCGTCGGATCACTGAATCAGGGCATCGTGATTGCCGCGGCTTCCCTGCTGACATTGATGACGGCCCGCACCCGAGATGCGCAACTGACGATGAATCACTTGCGCACGGTAGCGATGCATCAGCTCTTCGAGGGCCAGAATACGCTCGCGCGCAACATTTCCGGAGAACTGTGGGGCGGATTTCCGGTCGAGCCCTTTCAGGTCTTTCACGTCGCGGGCCCCGTCGGCCTGCTCGAGAGCGTGTCCGTCTCATTGCTCGACGGCCTCAGCCGCGATTTGGCCTTCGGCATCACCGACGGCGCGCTCATCGCCGTTGTCTCGGCCACGGACAGTGGCCGAATTCTCGCTCGCGTCAAAGGTATCGACGTAACCGTCGGCGTGTCGGACATGTTGTGGTGGGACGATCTTTCGCGCGCCAGACGGCAGGCCGCGCAGGCAGCGGCGGAGGCTAGTGCGCGAAACCTACCGTCGATGCGGTTTGCGGAACTCTCCGAAAGTGGATTGTCGGCGTTTCTCGATCAGGATCGGTCGTCGGCTTTCGCGGCCGCCCATCTGCGGCCACTACTCGAAGCAAAGGGCGGCAGCGACCTCTACCGCACCTTGGCCATGTGGCTGGCCCACAACGGAGTCGGCGACACCGCGGCTACCGCACTGAACATTCATCGACATACGTTGCGCAGCAGACTCGCTCGCATCGAGAGCCTCCTGCAACTCGATCTCAGCTCCCCGACCGAACGCGCCGAACTGTGGCTCGAATATCGACTGCTCGGCGACGCCCCCACCATCTGA
- a CDS encoding amino acid permease: MSSTDQPALQHTLKKRHLSMIAIAGVIGAGLFVGSGVAIQETGPGVLISYALAGVVVILVMRMLGEMSAASPETGSFSSYADKAIGRWAGFSIGWLYAWFWIIVLGIEATAGALIMNRWVPGVPQWTWALILMIVLTLTNIISVKSFGEFEFWFASIKVVAIVAFLGMGVVAICGWMPGVEAPGMTNLTGHGGFLPNGTGAMLAAVLVVVFSFFGAEIATIAAGESANPLEAVRAAVKSVVWRILIFYIGSIAVVVTLLPWDSASVALSPYVAVMDSYGIPAAGNIMDVVVLTSVLSCLNSGLYTASRMIFSLAGRGDAPKSLSRIEKTGVPMRAVLVSTIVGFLTVGMNYLSPDKVFLFLVNSSGAIALFVWLVISVSQLRTRRKLEASGQELELKMWLFPYLTYATIAAIIALCIGMIVLDSTRSQMFVSLGLAAILVGIGLYRYRNDDKSEAAPAEVTPTVEVATVEVSTVEVSTKA; the protein is encoded by the coding sequence ATGTCCAGTACGGACCAACCCGCGCTTCAGCACACGCTGAAGAAGCGGCACCTGTCGATGATCGCGATCGCGGGCGTCATCGGGGCCGGACTGTTTGTCGGCTCCGGCGTGGCGATCCAGGAAACGGGCCCCGGCGTCCTGATTTCCTACGCACTTGCCGGCGTCGTTGTCATCCTCGTGATGCGCATGCTCGGCGAGATGTCGGCAGCATCCCCGGAAACCGGGTCGTTCTCCTCGTACGCAGACAAGGCCATCGGCCGCTGGGCCGGCTTCTCCATCGGCTGGCTGTACGCGTGGTTCTGGATCATCGTCCTCGGAATCGAAGCCACCGCAGGCGCTCTCATCATGAACCGCTGGGTGCCGGGAGTTCCGCAATGGACCTGGGCACTGATTCTGATGATCGTGCTGACCTTGACCAACATCATCTCGGTCAAGTCGTTCGGTGAGTTCGAGTTCTGGTTCGCATCCATCAAAGTTGTTGCCATCGTGGCGTTCCTCGGAATGGGCGTCGTAGCGATCTGCGGATGGATGCCCGGCGTCGAAGCACCAGGCATGACCAACCTGACCGGCCACGGCGGATTCCTGCCCAACGGCACGGGAGCGATGCTCGCCGCAGTCCTTGTGGTGGTGTTCTCGTTCTTCGGAGCGGAAATCGCCACGATTGCCGCTGGTGAATCGGCCAACCCGCTGGAAGCTGTTCGCGCAGCCGTCAAATCCGTCGTGTGGCGAATCCTCATCTTCTACATCGGCTCGATCGCCGTTGTCGTCACGCTGCTGCCGTGGGACAGCGCATCTGTCGCCTTGAGCCCGTACGTCGCCGTCATGGACTCGTACGGCATCCCGGCTGCAGGCAACATCATGGACGTCGTCGTGCTCACCTCAGTCCTGTCCTGCCTGAACTCCGGCCTGTACACCGCAAGCCGCATGATCTTCTCCCTCGCCGGCCGCGGCGACGCCCCGAAGTCGCTCTCCCGCATCGAGAAGACCGGCGTCCCGATGCGCGCCGTGCTGGTCTCCACCATCGTCGGATTCCTGACCGTCGGCATGAACTACCTGTCCCCGGACAAGGTCTTCCTGTTCCTGGTGAACTCCTCCGGTGCGATCGCGCTCTTCGTCTGGCTCGTTATCTCCGTGTCCCAGTTGCGAACCCGTCGCAAGCTCGAAGCGTCTGGCCAGGAACTGGAACTGAAGATGTGGCTGTTCCCGTACCTCACCTACGCCACCATTGCCGCGATCATCGCGCTCTGCATCGGAATGATCGTTCTCGACTCGACGCGTAGTCAGATGTTCGTGTCCCTGGGCCTGGCGGCGATCCTCGTGGGGATCGGGCTCTACCGCTACCGCAACGACGACAAGAGTGAGGCCGCGCCGGCGGAGGTAACCCCAACGGTGGAAGTCGCAACGGTGGAAGTCTCAACGGTGGAAGTCTCAACAAAGGCCTGA